The proteins below come from a single Mangifera indica cultivar Alphonso chromosome 16, CATAS_Mindica_2.1, whole genome shotgun sequence genomic window:
- the LOC123198819 gene encoding ribulose bisphosphate carboxylase/oxygenase activase, chloroplastic-like: protein MENGHHTQSSGSEKHTTIHDCAQSGDIEGFQKLIQDDPSLLNAKNAIKLETPLHLSAGKNRTEIVKFLLEWKGDDKVDFEAKNMYGETPLHVAAENGSNEAAKLLLAHGAPVEAKTKYGVTPLMLSVCYAIRAEGCSIVETLLENNANCDATDDEDMTPIDHVSKIKESGKLLDLMLSHQVKQRNKKLLEACKKQKERMDALEKELSNIVGMDELKMQLRKWAKGILLNERRKAIGLKIGTAGRLPHMAFLGNPGTGKTMVARILGRLLHSVGILQSDKVKEVQRTDLVGEYIGHTGPKTREKIEEAEGGILFVDEAYRLIPEERSGRDYGLEALEEIMSCMDSGKVLVIFAGYNEAMQRVISSNEGFSRRVTNIFNFKDLSCEELANVLHIKMKNLPKDSLLHGFKLHSSCTVDAIAELIKRETIKTQRMKMNGGLVDIMLNNAKGNLDLRLSDDCSDRDELLTITLEDFEAAMESVPECLA, encoded by the exons ATGGAGAATGGTCATCATACACAATCATCAGGATCTGAAAAACATACAACCATTCATGATTGTGCTCAGTCTGGGGATATAGAAGGGTTTCAGAAGCTAATTCAAGATGACCCATCTCTTCTCAACGCAAAAAATGCaatt AAGTTGGAGACACCCCTTCATCTCTCTGCTGGTAAAAACAGGACAGAAATAGTGAAATTTCTGCTTGAATGGAAAGGAGATGATAAAGTTGATTTCGAAGCAAAAAATATG TATGGAGAAACACCATTGCACGTAGCAGCAGAGAACGGGTCTAATGAAGCTGCAAAATTACTTCTTGCTCATGGTGCTCCTGTTGAAGCAAAAACTAAG TATGGAGTGACACCATTAATGCTTTCTGTTTGTTACGCAATTCGAGCTGAAGGCTGCTCAATTGTCGAGACATTGCTCGAGAATAATGCAAATTGTGATGCTACAGatgat GAGGACATGACTCCTATAGATCATGtttcaaaaatcaaagaaaGTGGGAAGTTGCTTGATTTAATGCTCTCGCATCAAGTAAAACAACGAAACAAAAAGTTACTTGAAGCCTGCAAGAAGCAAAAAGAAAGGATGGATGCCCTCGAAAAAGAGCTATCAAATATTGTGGGTATGGATGAACTCAAGATGCAGCTTCGGAAATGGGCAAAGGGCATTCTTTTGAATGAAAGGCGTAAGGCCATTGGACTGAAAATTGGTACTGCTGGAAGACTTCCTCACATGGCATTTCTGGGAAATCCTGGAACAG GTAAGACAATGGTGGCTCGCATCCTTGGAAGACTACTCCATAGTGTGGGAATTTTGCAATCTGACAAAGTAAAAGAAGTTCAACGGACAGATTTAGTTGGCGAATATATTGGTCACACTGGACCAAAGACTAGGGAGAAG ATCGAAGAAGCGGAGGGAGGTATACTTTTTGTGGATGAAGCATATAGACTAATACCGGAAGAGAGAAGTGGTCGTGACTATGGGTTAGAAGCCTTAGAAGAAATCATGTCTTGTATGGACAGTGGAAAAGTGTTAGTCATATTTGCTGGCTATAATGAAGCAATGCAACGTGTAATATCTTCTAATGAAGGTTTCAGCAGAAGGGTTACgaacattttcaattttaaagatCTGAGCTGTGAAGAATTGGCTAATGTTCTACATATCAAGATGAAAAATCTGCCGAAGGATAGCTTGTTACATGGGTTTAAATTGCATTCCTCTTGTACTGTAGATGCCATTGCAGAGTTAATAAAGAGAGAGACAATAAAAACGCAGCGTATGAAAATGAATGGAGGTTTAGTggatataatgttaaataatgcTAAGGGGAATCTGGATCTTAGGCTCAGTGATGATTGTTCTGATAGGGATGAACTGCTTACCATCACATTAGAGGATTTTGAAGCAGCAATGGAGTCAGTACCCGAATGTTTGGCATGA
- the LOC123198823 gene encoding protein CfxQ homolog, with translation MEGDQDKQPSGSEKRRTIHDYAQLGDLEGFQKLLQDNPSLLKERNAFMFETPLHVSASNNKTEIVKFLLDEWKGNDKVDLEVKNMHGETPLHVAAKNGCNEAAKLLLSHGALVEAKTKYGVTPLNLSICHSILAEDCSIVETLLENNADCDAIDDEGLTPVDHLLKIQVSGKLYDLLISHQEKQRNKKLHETCKNQKEKMDTLEKELSNIVGLDELKMQLRIWAKGILLNERRKAMGLKIGTVGRLPHMAFLGNPGTGKTMVARILGRLLHSVGILQTDRVKEVQRADLVGEYVGETGYKTRNVIKEAEGGILFVDEAYRLVPEDRSPCDYGLEALEEIMSSMDNGKVLVIFAGYNEAMQLVISSNEGFSRRVTKIFKFEDLSCEELANILHIKMNNQAKDSLFHGFKLHSSCSKEAIAELIEKATTKKQRMKMNGGLVDIMLNNAKGNLDLRIGDDCAESEELLTIKLEDFEAAMRLLPQ, from the exons atggaGGGTGATCAGGATAAACAACCATCAGGATCTGAGAAACGTAGAACTATTCATGACTATGCTCAGTTGGGGGATCTTGAGGGGTTTCAGAAGCTACTTCAGGATAATCCATCTCTTCTCAAAGAAAGAAATGCATtt ATGTTTGAGACACCCCTTCATGTTTCTGCTAGTAACAACAAGACAGAAATAGTGAAATTTCTGCTTGATGAATGGAAAGGAAATGATAAAGTTGACTTGGAAGTGAAAAATATG CATGGAGAAACTCCATTGCATGTAGCAGCCAAGAATGGATGTAATGAAGCTGCAAAATTACTACTTTCTCATGGTGCTCTCGTTGAAGCCAAAACTAAG TATGGAGTGACACCATTAAATCTTTCTATTTGTCACTCAATTCTAGCTGAAGACTGTTCAATTGTGGAGACATTGCTTGAGAACAATGCAGATTGTGATGCTATAGATGAT GAGGGCCTGACTCCTGTAGATcatcttttaaaaatccaagtaagtggGAAGTTGTATGATTTATTAATCTCTCATCAAGAAAAGCAACGAAATAAGAAGTTACATGAAACATGCAAGAACCAGAAAGAAAAGATGGATACCCTCGAAAAAGAGCTATCAAATATTGTGGGTCTGGATGAACTCAAGATGCAACTACGGATATGGGCAAAGGGCATTCTTTTGAATGAGAGGCGTAAGGCAATGGGACTAAAAATTGGCACTGTTGGAAGACTTCCTCACATGGCTTTTCTAGGAAATCCTGGAACAG GCAAGACTATGGTGGCTCGAATCCTTGGAAGACTACTCCATAGTGTGGGAATTTTGCAAACTGACAGAGTAAAAGAAGTTCAACGGGCAGATTTAGTTGGTGAATATGTTGGTGAAACTGGATATAAGACCAGGAACGTG ATCAAAGAAGCAGAGGGAGGTATACTTTTTGTGGATGAAGCCTATCGACTGGTGCCAGAGGACAGAAGTCCTTGTGACTATGGGCTAGAAGCCTTGGAAGAGATCATGTCTAGTATGGACAATGGAAAAGTTTTAGTCATATTTGCAGGCTACAATGAAGCAATGCAACTTGTGATATCTTCTAATGAAGGTTTCAGCAGAAGGGttacaaaaattttcaagtttgaagATCTGAGTTGTGAAGAATTAGCTAATATTCTCCATATCAAGATGAATAATCAAGCGAAGGATAGCTTGTTTCATGGGTTTAAATTACATTCTTCTTGTAGTAAGGAGGCTATTGCAGAGCTAATAGAGAAAGCAACAACGAAAAAGCAGCGAATGAAAATGAATGGAGGTTTAGTGGATATAATGTTGAATAATGCTAAGGGGAATCTGGATCTTAGGATTGGTGATGATTGTGCAGAGAGTGAAGAATTGCTTACCATCAAATTAGAGGACTTTGAAGCAGCTATGAGATTATTACCCCAATAG
- the LOC123198816 gene encoding protein CfxQ homolog, whose amino-acid sequence MQSNHQERRQTDMENGHHTQSSGSEKHTSIHDCAQSGDIEGFQKLIQDDPSLLNSKTAIKLETPLHLSASNNRTDIAKFLLEWKGDDKLDLEVKNMYGETPLHVAAKNGCDEAAKLLLAHGALVEAKTKYGVTPLMLSVCYATRAEDCSIVETLLEKNADCDATDDENMTPIDHISKIQESGKLLDLLLSHQVKQRKERLDEACKKQKERMDALEKELSDIVGLDELKRQLRKWAKGILLNERRKAIGLKIGTAGRLPHMAFLGNPGTGKTMVARILGRLLHSVGILQTDKVKEVQRTDLIGKYIGQTGPKTRKKIKEAEGGILFVDEAYRLIPEERSGKDYGLEALEEIMSCMDNGKVLVIFAGYNEAMQRVISSNEGFSRRVTNIFNFKDLSCEELANILHIKMKNQSKDSLLYGFKLHSSCTVDTIAELIKRETMKTQRMKMNGGLVDIMLSNAKGNLDLRLSDDCSDREELLTITLEDFEAAMESVPECLA is encoded by the exons ATGCAATCAAA TCATCAAGAGAGAAGACAAACAGACATGGAGAATGGTCACCATACACAATCATCAGGATCTGAAAAACATACATCCATTCATGATTGTGCTCAGTCTGGGGATATAGAAGGGTTTCAGAAGCTAATTCAAGATGACCCATCCCTTCTCAATTCAAAAACCGCAATt AAGTTGGAGACACCCCTTCATCTTTCTGCTAGTAACAACAGGACAGATATAGCGAAATTCCTGCTTGAATGGAAAGGAGATGATAAACTTGATTTGGAAGTAAAAAATATG TATGGAGAAACTCCATTGCATGTAGCAGCCAAGAATGGGTGCGATGAAGCTGCAAAATTACTTCTCGCTCATGGTGCTCTTGTTGAAGCCAAAACAAAG TATGGAGTGACACCACTAATGCTTTCTGTTTGTTACGCAACTCGAGCTGAAGACTGCTCAATTGTGGAGACATTGCTCGAGAAAAATGCTGATTGTGATGCTACAGATGAC GAGAACATGACTCCTATAGATCATATTTCAAAAATCCAAGAAAGTGGGAAGTTGCTTGATCTATTACTCTCTCATCAAGTGAAACAACGAAAGGAAAGGCTAGATGAAGCATGCAAGAAGCAGAAAGAAAGGATGGATGCCCTCGAAAAAGAGCTATCTGATATTGTGGGTCTGGATGAACTTAAGAGGCAACTTCGGAAATGGGCGAAGGGCATTCTTTTGAATGAGAGGCGCAAGGCCATTGGACTGAAAATCGGTACTGCTGGAAGACTTCCTCACATGGCATTTCTAGGAAATCCTGGAACAG GTAAGACAATGGTGGCTCGAATCCTTGGAAGACTACTCCATAGTGTGGGAATTTTGCAAACTGACAAAGTAAAGGAAGTTCAACGGACAGATTTAATTGGTAAATATATTGGTCAGACTGGACCAAAGACCAGGAAGAAG ATCAAAGAAGCCGAGGGAGGTATTCTTTTTGTTGATGAAGCATATCGGCTGATACCAGAGGAGAGAAGTGGTAAGGACTATGGGTTAGAAGCGTTGGAAGAGATCATGTCTTGTATGGACAATGGAAAAGTTTTAGTCATATTTGCAGGCTACAATGAAGCAATGCAACGTGTGATATCTTCTAATGAAGGTTTCAGCAGAAGGGTTActaacattttcaattttaaagatCTGAGTTGTGAAGAATTGGCTAATATTCTTCATATCAAGATGAAAAATCAGTCGAAGGATAGCTTGTTATATGGGTTCAAATTGCATTCCTCTTGTACTGTAGATACCATTGCAGAGTTAATAAAGAGAGAGACAATGAAAACGCAGCGTATGAAAATGAATGGAGGTTTAGTGGATATAATGTTAAGTAATGCTAAGGGGAATCTGGATCTTAGGCTCAGTGATGATTGTTCGGATAGGGAAGAGCTGCTTACTATCACATTAGAGGATTTTGAAGCAGCTATGGAGTCTGTACCCGAATGTTTGGCATAA